From Cryomorphaceae bacterium, a single genomic window includes:
- a CDS encoding phosphohydrolase: MHYKEAENWVFAKLAHELEDVLIYHDIKHTADVVRAADRLCYLEGVSKHDTIMVRTAALFHDIGFCEQYMDNEELAAGIASEMLPQFGYSPEEVATIGQMILATRVPHHPYNKLDEIICDADLDYLGRDDFHPIADSLKVELMHYGIIKTDKQWDEIQVKFFNLHRYFTPSAIRLRQVKKAAHLQEIKSRLSAY, translated from the coding sequence ATGCACTACAAAGAAGCAGAAAACTGGGTGTTTGCCAAGCTTGCTCACGAGCTTGAGGATGTGTTGATTTACCATGATATCAAACACACTGCTGACGTGGTTCGCGCGGCTGACAGACTTTGCTACCTTGAAGGTGTTTCAAAGCACGACACAATCATGGTGCGCACCGCCGCCCTTTTTCACGACATTGGTTTTTGTGAGCAATACATGGACAACGAAGAGCTCGCCGCGGGTATAGCCTCAGAGATGTTGCCTCAATTCGGATACAGCCCGGAGGAAGTAGCCACCATTGGCCAGATGATTTTAGCCACTCGAGTCCCACACCACCCGTACAACAAGCTGGACGAAATAATTTGCGACGCAGACCTTGACTACCTCGGAAGAGACGACTTTCACCCAATAGCTGATAGCCTTAAGGTAGAGCTCATGCACTATGGCATCATAAAAACCGATAAACAGTGGGACGAAATACAAGTTAAGTTTTTCAACCTTCACCGCTACTTTACGCCGTCTGCCATCAGATTGAGGCAAGTTAAAAAGGCGGCTCATCTCCAGGAGATAAAGAGCCGCCTCAGTGCTTATTGA
- a CDS encoding HAMP domain-containing protein: protein MKFRFTIGGKLYTGFGVIILCILLVFLITNQTLTDSRRINDRINEVYIPSVQQLEKLRYEVIRTRMLITNWAFVQSREDTEEKRTLKRITEEDLPEIIAGLNKIALAWDENDVIKKNRITKSIDELLKLYEIVKKELPDMRSYDEDFNVFYARDLAEEGGVIDEKAKEILFDLNNLIIKIRKSVDRDSAEMHAGFDQLQVYLRSFGIGLFLGGILIALLTGRSIVRPVRQLKTALLSMGRGVVPKEPVKITRDEIGEMAQALNTLIDSVKHTTEFAEKVGQGNFDYPYQPLSNEDKLGAALLKMARELGDNERNLERQVRERTQEVVEKSHQIEELYQDVTASIRSAKRLQETILPPMREISTMFPDSFVFYKPRDIVSGDFYWFRQLKNKQLFAVVDSTGHGVPGAFMSLVGFNGLNQAVKDNEANLTPQRILSSFHLIAQQNLHKTNEENNVSDSMDMALCVFDTRTRTLEYAGANIQLYLVRNGALQELKPNKCSIGGIERDNVVFEQHTVPMLPGDKVYLFSDGFVDQFGGPKGRKFMYKQFRSMILSAHHLPMEEQQKEFMLRLDTWMEGHPQVDDILMVGVGF, encoded by the coding sequence ATGAAATTTCGGTTTACCATAGGAGGCAAGCTATACACTGGCTTCGGGGTAATCATTCTCTGCATTTTGCTCGTGTTCCTTATTACCAACCAAACCCTTACAGATTCCCGCCGAATTAACGACCGCATCAATGAAGTGTACATTCCGTCGGTGCAGCAGCTGGAAAAATTGCGCTATGAAGTGATTCGCACCCGAATGCTCATTACCAACTGGGCCTTTGTGCAAAGCCGCGAAGACACCGAGGAAAAACGCACCCTGAAGCGTATTACCGAAGAGGATTTACCGGAGATCATTGCAGGCCTGAACAAAATAGCACTTGCATGGGATGAGAATGACGTTATCAAGAAGAACAGAATTACCAAATCGATTGATGAACTCCTTAAGCTCTACGAGATTGTTAAAAAGGAATTGCCGGATATGCGCAGCTACGACGAGGACTTTAATGTGTTCTATGCACGCGATCTGGCCGAAGAGGGCGGTGTAATTGACGAAAAGGCCAAAGAAATTCTTTTTGACCTCAATAACCTGATTATCAAAATCCGAAAAAGCGTGGATCGGGACAGCGCTGAGATGCACGCCGGGTTCGACCAGTTACAGGTGTACCTCCGGTCGTTTGGAATAGGGCTTTTTCTGGGGGGTATTCTTATTGCTCTTCTTACAGGAAGATCCATTGTGAGGCCCGTGCGCCAGCTTAAAACAGCACTGCTCTCTATGGGTAGGGGAGTGGTGCCCAAAGAGCCGGTTAAAATTACCCGCGATGAGATAGGAGAGATGGCGCAAGCACTCAATACGCTTATAGATAGCGTAAAACACACTACCGAATTTGCCGAGAAAGTGGGGCAGGGAAACTTTGATTACCCCTACCAACCGCTGAGCAACGAAGACAAACTGGGCGCAGCTTTGCTGAAAATGGCTCGCGAACTTGGCGACAATGAACGGAACCTCGAACGTCAGGTAAGAGAACGAACCCAGGAGGTGGTTGAAAAAAGCCACCAAATAGAAGAACTCTACCAGGATGTAACTGCCAGTATCCGTTCGGCCAAACGGCTGCAGGAAACCATCCTGCCGCCCATGCGCGAAATCAGCACAATGTTTCCGGACAGCTTTGTGTTTTACAAACCGCGCGATATCGTCAGTGGCGATTTTTATTGGTTCAGGCAATTGAAGAACAAACAACTTTTTGCAGTGGTTGACAGCACGGGGCACGGTGTACCAGGAGCATTTATGAGCCTTGTGGGATTCAATGGTTTAAATCAGGCGGTAAAGGATAACGAAGCAAACCTTACTCCACAGCGGATTCTGTCGTCGTTTCACCTCATAGCGCAGCAAAACCTGCACAAAACCAACGAGGAGAACAACGTAAGCGACAGCATGGATATGGCCCTGTGCGTGTTTGATACCCGAACACGTACGCTCGAGTACGCAGGGGCCAATATTCAACTCTACCTTGTGCGCAACGGTGCGCTTCAGGAACTGAAACCCAACAAATGCTCAATTGGAGGTATTGAACGCGACAACGTGGTTTTTGAGCAACACACAGTTCCGATGTTGCCGGGAGATAAGGTGTACCTCTTTTCCGATGGTTTTGTAGATCAGTTTGGCGGCCCAAAAGGGAGGAAGTTCATGTATAAGCAGTTCAGAAGCATGATACTGTCTGCCCATCACTTACCCATGGAAGAGCAGCAAAAGGAGTTCATGTTAAGGCTCGATACATGGATGGAGGGACACCCACAGGTAGATGATATCCTGATGGTGGGTGTGGGTTTTTAA
- a CDS encoding YfiR family protein: protein MMRGVSFLKCLAVLTLLSVVLAFAPTTDPEGPRFDEKDTAAIIKASYIYNFAKMIDWPDHLKKGNFIIGVMGSSSMYQQLVTKYNGKTIGSQPIEIRKISNTQNFTTCHILFVDNEFSSSLDDVISYVNGTSTLLISHHKGALTKGVAINFIVVDDNLKFELSVPNAERNNLFVGMSLKGLALHVEN, encoded by the coding sequence ATGATGCGCGGTGTATCTTTTCTGAAGTGTTTGGCAGTACTGACTCTATTGTCGGTGGTGTTGGCTTTTGCGCCTACCACCGACCCTGAAGGACCTCGCTTTGATGAAAAGGATACTGCCGCCATCATCAAAGCCAGTTACATCTACAACTTTGCAAAGATGATAGATTGGCCCGATCATCTCAAAAAAGGCAACTTCATCATAGGTGTAATGGGGAGCTCCAGTATGTACCAGCAATTGGTTACTAAGTATAATGGTAAAACCATTGGTAGCCAGCCCATAGAAATTCGCAAAATTTCTAACACGCAGAACTTCACCACCTGCCACATTTTGTTTGTTGACAACGAATTCAGCTCATCTCTCGATGATGTAATTAGCTATGTGAATGGTACAAGCACCCTGCTCATTTCTCACCACAAGGGAGCCCTCACAAAGGGGGTTGCAATCAATTTTATTGTGGTTGACGATAATCTAAAGTTCGAATTGAGCGTTCCCAATGCAGAGCGAAACAACCTGTTTGTAGGCATGTCATTGAAAGGTCTCGCATTACATGTAGAAAACTGA
- a CDS encoding ferritin: protein MLSKKIEKALNRQVEVEADSSQFYLSMASWAETQGFNGTAKFLYTQSDEERMHMLKLVRFINERGGHAIVPALKQPPAKFKSLGDIFESLLGHEIKVTEEINGLVHTTLEEKDYTTHNFLQWYVSEQIEEEAQARTIMDKLNMIGNDKGGLYLFDRDLENMPSAHR from the coding sequence ATGCTATCCAAAAAAATAGAAAAGGCGCTTAACAGGCAGGTAGAGGTAGAAGCAGACAGCTCACAGTTTTACCTTTCAATGGCTTCATGGGCAGAAACCCAGGGCTTCAATGGCACTGCTAAATTTCTCTACACACAGTCTGACGAAGAACGCATGCACATGCTCAAACTGGTGCGATTTATCAATGAACGTGGGGGGCACGCTATTGTGCCTGCCCTCAAGCAGCCACCAGCTAAATTCAAAAGCCTGGGTGATATTTTTGAATCTTTGTTAGGTCATGAGATCAAGGTAACAGAAGAAATCAACGGCTTGGTTCACACCACCCTGGAAGAGAAGGACTATACCACCCACAACTTTTTGCAGTGGTATGTTTCTGAGCAGATTGAAGAGGAAGCACAGGCCCGAACCATCATGGATAAACTCAACATGATAGGAAATGATAAGGGAGGGCTGTACCTGTTTGATCGCGACCTGGAGAACATGCCTTCTGCGCACAGATAG